The following proteins are encoded in a genomic region of Pirellulaceae bacterium:
- a CDS encoding helix-turn-helix domain-containing protein, translated as MIDLLSLSRMARRLGVTQKWLRDQADAGKIPSLKAGNRYLFNPAAVQKSLAAKATRIRREGYHAE; from the coding sequence ATGATAGATCTACTTTCCTTGTCACGGATGGCGCGGCGATTAGGTGTCACGCAAAAATGGCTGCGAGACCAAGCCGATGCTGGCAAGATTCCCTCTTTGAAAGCCGGTAATCGCTACCTGTTCAACCCAGCGGCGGTGCAGAAGTCACTAGCAGCAAAAGCCACACGGATACGGCGGGAGGGCTACCATGCAGAATAG
- a CDS encoding helix-turn-helix domain-containing protein, protein MQNSPNKPALLLTHQQAADALAISPRKLSGMTASGEIPHIRLGRCVRYPVNDLQRWIDEQKKGGNK, encoded by the coding sequence ATGCAGAATAGCCCTAACAAGCCGGCCCTACTGCTGACGCACCAACAAGCTGCTGATGCCTTGGCGATTAGCCCGCGCAAGTTGTCGGGCATGACGGCATCCGGCGAGATTCCGCACATCCGGCTAGGTCGATGCGTGCGGTATCCAGTCAATGACCTGCAACGCTGGATCGACGAACAAAAGAAAGGGGGCAACAAATGA
- a CDS encoding AAA family ATPase, whose protein sequence is MKQSESTTEGVSRPSLVCMADIDPRPITWVWPQRIAAGRITLAVGMPGAGKSFLTCDLASRVSTGTPWPDGSECQRGSVVFITAEDDPHDTIRPRLDALGADVSRIHLLSGVLQTERGKTKELTFTLADADILRQTLETIDDCRLVVIDPIGSFLGGRCDSHRDNEVRAVLAPIAKLAEQHGPAVLMVAHRRKSAGAIADDTAMGSRAFTGIARSVWHLSRDTENRNRRLLLPGKCNLAAEQTGLAFTIAGEPASVNWESDPVPMTADDALVREKGIAGEHSAIDEAKNWLREALAGGPKPSGELKSEAKRDGVSWRTAERAKASLGVCNRPNGFGGQWVWAFPDGADSASLRQESPVSAKEQNLADSGETVADSGEGDP, encoded by the coding sequence ATGAAACAAAGTGAAAGTACGACGGAAGGCGTTTCTCGGCCTTCATTAGTTTGCATGGCCGACATCGACCCGCGCCCGATCACCTGGGTGTGGCCTCAGCGCATCGCTGCTGGCCGCATCACGTTGGCTGTGGGGATGCCCGGCGCGGGCAAGAGTTTCTTGACCTGCGATCTGGCATCGCGCGTATCGACCGGAACACCCTGGCCGGATGGCTCCGAGTGCCAGCGCGGATCGGTGGTGTTCATAACGGCCGAGGACGATCCCCACGACACGATCCGTCCGCGACTCGACGCGCTCGGTGCGGATGTGTCACGCATCCACCTGCTATCGGGAGTGCTGCAAACCGAGAGGGGCAAGACCAAAGAGCTGACTTTTACGCTGGCCGATGCCGACATCCTGCGGCAAACGCTAGAAACAATTGACGATTGCCGACTCGTGGTCATCGACCCTATCGGATCGTTTCTCGGCGGCCGTTGCGATTCGCACCGCGACAACGAAGTGCGGGCGGTGCTGGCTCCCATCGCTAAGCTGGCCGAGCAACACGGTCCGGCGGTGCTGATGGTGGCGCACCGGCGTAAGAGTGCGGGCGCGATCGCGGACGATACCGCGATGGGAAGTCGCGCGTTTACCGGCATCGCGCGGAGCGTTTGGCACCTGTCCCGAGACACCGAGAATCGAAACCGCCGACTGCTGCTGCCCGGCAAGTGTAACCTGGCGGCCGAGCAAACTGGCTTGGCCTTCACGATCGCGGGCGAGCCTGCAAGCGTCAATTGGGAAAGCGACCCGGTGCCGATGACGGCCGATGACGCTCTGGTCCGTGAGAAGGGAATAGCGGGCGAGCATTCGGCGATTGACGAAGCGAAAAACTGGCTTCGGGAAGCATTGGCTGGCGGCCCGAAGCCGAGCGGCGAACTAAAGAGCGAAGCGAAACGCGACGGCGTTTCCTGGCGAACGGCGGAACGCGCCAAGGCCAGTTTGGGCGTCTGCAATCGCCCCAATGGGTTCGGCGGCCAGTGGGTCTGGGCGTTTCCTGACGGGGCAGACTCCGCCAGTCTCCGCCAAGAGTCCCCAGTGTCCGCCAAGGAACAAAACTTGGCGGACTCTGGCGAGACTGTGGCGGACTCTGGGGAGGGCGATCCCTGA
- a CDS encoding tyrosine-type recombinase/integrase — protein MASIVKRPNSNWWIQYLDSNNKRQTLRLGRVAKRSADSIKVKVEKLIEARQSGCAIDSATASWLANDATDTLHVRLVRLGLAKARKRDQEASPTIGEFTRAFIDERKGTRKPNTVIHYERVRGDVVNYFGGNRRMMDVTRADADRFRESLAERSLALNTINRRMGRCKQFWNAAIDAKLITENPFKGQDCQVRPVEARFEYVEQSVIDKVLDACIDDEWRLIIAITRYAGMRCPSEVLALKWTDVNWAEHKMLVVSSKLEHHHDGGRRWVPIFAALRPYLEMAFEQAEEGSEYVITRYRSPNCNLRTQLSRICKAAGVDMWVKPFQNLRSSAEIDLNREFPQHVVARWLGHSENVALKHYLRTTDDDFLRAAGVPHQAGEKGEAVGRSTQAKQHAAAPNRTKSPAQQKTPTATGVTLIDATQCEMMQTKQVPPQGLEQLPFSSWNRDISDQGVVGGDITHFVEAQLYMRIVKSRIGFYLVGALTPSILSAV, from the coding sequence ATGGCGAGTATTGTGAAACGTCCCAATAGCAATTGGTGGATTCAATACCTCGATTCTAACAACAAGCGACAGACATTGCGTCTTGGTAGGGTAGCCAAACGCTCGGCGGACAGCATCAAGGTCAAAGTCGAAAAGCTCATCGAAGCCAGACAATCGGGCTGCGCGATCGACAGTGCGACGGCGTCTTGGTTGGCAAACGATGCGACAGATACATTACACGTCCGACTTGTGAGGCTAGGGCTGGCCAAGGCCCGCAAACGCGACCAGGAGGCTTCACCGACAATCGGTGAGTTCACGCGCGCGTTTATCGACGAGCGGAAAGGCACCAGGAAGCCCAACACGGTCATACATTACGAGAGGGTGCGTGGTGACGTCGTCAATTACTTCGGTGGTAACCGTCGCATGATGGATGTTACGCGAGCGGACGCTGATCGCTTTCGTGAATCCCTGGCCGAACGGAGTTTAGCCCTTAATACGATTAATCGGAGGATGGGGCGCTGCAAGCAGTTCTGGAACGCAGCAATCGACGCTAAGCTCATCACCGAGAACCCATTCAAGGGTCAGGACTGCCAGGTCAGACCGGTCGAGGCACGATTCGAATATGTCGAGCAGTCGGTCATCGACAAAGTGTTGGATGCATGCATCGACGACGAATGGCGGCTGATCATCGCGATAACCCGTTACGCAGGCATGCGGTGCCCGAGTGAAGTTCTAGCCCTGAAATGGACAGACGTTAACTGGGCCGAGCACAAGATGCTAGTCGTCAGCTCGAAACTGGAACACCACCACGACGGCGGACGACGCTGGGTCCCCATATTCGCCGCCTTGCGGCCGTACCTCGAAATGGCATTCGAACAAGCTGAAGAGGGCTCGGAATACGTCATCACGCGATACAGGTCCCCCAACTGCAACCTACGAACACAGCTTAGCCGGATCTGCAAGGCGGCGGGCGTCGACATGTGGGTCAAGCCGTTCCAAAACCTTCGGTCGTCCGCTGAGATCGACCTCAACCGAGAGTTTCCGCAGCACGTGGTGGCACGCTGGCTTGGGCACTCCGAGAACGTCGCCCTGAAGCACTATCTAAGAACAACAGACGACGATTTTCTGCGGGCAGCTGGCGTGCCCCATCAAGCCGGCGAAAAAGGCGAAGCAGTAGGGCGAAGCACTCAGGCGAAGCAGCACGCTGCCGCACCGAACCGCACGAAGTCGCCGGCGCAACAAAAAACCCCTACGGCAACAGGGGTTACGCTTATCGATGCGACTCAGTGCGAGATGATGCAAACTAAGCAAGTGCCCCCTCAAGGACTCGAACAACTGCCATTCTCCTCGTGGAATAGAGACATCAGCGACCAAGGTGTTGTAGGAGGCGACATCACGCATTTCGTCGAAGCCCAACTGTACATGAGAATCGTAAAGTCGAGGATTGGCTTCTATCTTGTAGGAGCCCTTACACCCTCGATACTATCAGCCGTGTAG